The Nicotiana tomentosiformis chromosome 2, ASM39032v3, whole genome shotgun sequence genome includes the window accacatataaattcaactgtaccgttttacgggtaaacaatttaGCGCCCACAGTGGGGCATAGACAGTCGTGTAATTGAATTGATCCatgcatctattactaacttgtttgattctttgttcttagcaaaaCAATTTAAAAAGGACAGATAATAGTATCAACAACACACACAAcgttgaggcccaaggaaatcagcctcaGCTCGAAGATTCCATCAGCGATACCGGCAACGAGAGGAAAGAGGCCACATTGGTTCACGGCGGGCAATATCCACGACATGTTCGAGAGGAAACTCCTGATGATACTAAAGACGAGCACGTCGTCGAAACAGTAAGGATCTTGAAGGAGGAACAATAGGCTATTATAGGCCATCTCACATGATAGAATAAGGTTGTGACAGAGCTGAAGCAGGCATTGTTGGGTGCTTCCAACAACGTGAATGGACGAGGTCCATTTCCTCCCAGTgttcccgcaaatcaaacaacgcagagggtggacaacaacaccccgaggggtgaGGTCAGTTTCACTGGGACCGGGGGGAACGATAGCGGATCCGGTAACAACAACgagaatgatccctttaaaaccGAACTCATGCGGTTCATGAGGGAGATAAACGCTCGAATGGATTAAATTTCGGGCACACCACCAGTGCTGAAAAGGCCAGACTCAAAGAAGTACACACAATTGCCATTCAAACCGAGCGCGGCAACAGAGTTGATCCTGAAGCGATTCAAAATGCCAGATGTGCAAAAGTATGATAGGACTTTAGATCCCCATGAgcatatcaccacctatacaacgacGGTGAATGGGAACgatttagctccccacgagatTGAATCTGTCTTattaaagaaattcggggagaccctTATGAAGGGAgccctgacatggtattcgcTTTTGCCTGAGCACtccatagactcctttgagatgctcgtggactctttcatcaaggcccatgccggggccagaaaggtacatgcccgaaaggccgacatattcaggattgcacaaGGAGAATCCGAGTTGCTGCGGGAATTTGTGATCAGAtttcagaaggaaaggatgttgctacCAGCCGTACCGAATAAATGGGTAGCTGAAGCATTTACTAAAGATCTGAATTTGAGGAGTTTTGATGCTTCTcgaaaattgaagaaaaatctgCTCGAGTTCCAAGAGACAACATGGGCAGATGTTTACAACTGGTACGAATCAAAGTTAAGAATCGAGGATGATCAGCTCGGTTTCCCGTCATCAACCAAGGGTCGATaccgggagaagaataaagagaaatcgaaatatgatttcaacacaGATCGACGATCTTTGAGGGGCAATTTTTGACCTATGAACGGGCTGAAGGGCGCGACATAGGTTTTCGGTCGGCGAATAGATTCGTCACCGATAGGAGCTCTGATCACAGGTGGAACAACAGGTCATTGCAGGACAAGGAGACATCGGGTTCTCGAGATTCCTCCCATCCCAAGCTTTTCGAGTACACCGTTAACGTCAGCATAGTGGAGATGGTGTCGGCTATGtggaatatcaaagaagcacggttctCGAAGCCATtgagatctgatcccagccaaagggatcctaatttgtggtaCAAATACATCGAGACAAATGGTCATTGGACTGAGGACTGTCAGCATCTGCGCGAAGAGGTGGCGACATTGCTGAAAAACGGCCATCTCAGGAAATTTGTAAGTGACCGGGCTAAAATCAACTACAATCGCAATCATGATAATGCATAACCTTCAAAATCAAGAGAAGATCCCCACACCTTATGATCAACATGATTTATGGGGGAAATGAGATTAACGGGGTTACATTCTAGGCGGCAAAAAAGACGAAGGTGTCAGTGACCCACAGCAAGAGACCCTCAGAAGTCGCTGAAGACGACATTACTTTCACAGAGGAAGATGAAGATGGATTGATGCTACCACATAATGATGCGTTGGTAATATATTTAAATGTATTAGAGGACGAcgatatgggttacaacatcATCTTGGGgagaccatggttgcacgagatgaaggttgtgccatTAACATATCATGAgctgctgaaattcccaactcttAATGGGATTAAAAAATTAAGAGGAGACCAACTGACAGTGAGAGAAATGAATGCGATCTTAGTTTCCagcagcaaagggaaggagcatgcggcatagcaattacaggaaccgacgccTGCTCCCTAGCCTAAAGAAGTCAATCAGGGGGAAGAGCCGTCGGAATCCAatcaggtgccaaggtatttctAGGTAGCAGAAGAGACAGACGCAACAAATTCCACATCGAAATAACTTGAACAAGTCGCATTGTTCGAAAAGTTCCtggagaggaagttccacttggggacaggactgcaccccgaACTCAGGTatggatttattgaatttcttaaatttaatattgattgttttgcatggtcgcatgcggatatgaaGGTATCCCGCCAGAAGTGGTTGTACACAAGATAAGCTTGGATCCTAGTATCCTCCAGTAAGACAGAAAAAATTTCCTATTGCCGAGGTCAGAaacaaatttgtcaaagaagaggtaactcgcttgCTTGACATCGAGAGGTAAAGAATTctgactggctagctaacgtagttgTAGTTCcaatgaagaaaaataaatttttcatgtgtgtagactataaggacttaaatagggcgtgcccaaaagactcgttcccattgccaaatattgatcaaatgattgatgcggcGATCGGTCAATAGTTAATGATTTTACTCGATGCCTGCTCCATGTACAACTGCTGATATACTTagcggtctcggaggtagcgATAAGTGCCATTTTAGTCCGTTGgaatgaaggtacgcaatcttctatttattacgttagtaaaattCTAACGGGagaagaaactcgctacccacatttggaaaacaTTGCCCTAGATCTCGTAATCGCCGCTCGAAAGCTTAGGctttatttccaatgtcatcatCTGATATCCATGTTGACCACATTTCCCTAAGGAATATTCTTTATAAACCCAAAATTTTGGATAGGCTGGCCAAGTGGGCCatcaaaatgagtgaatttgacatagaatatatgcctaggactgcgattaagtcacaagtcttggacgactttgtggccgatttcagttcgGGGCTATTACCTTTGGCTTCCAAAGAAGCACTGATGGTGTCAAAATCGACATTAGAAGTTTGGACCCTATTCACGTACGGAGCTTCCAACGTGAAGGGATCCGGGCTCGGCATAGTTTTAACCACTCCTTCGGGAAAAACCCTAAGGCATGCCATAAGAATTGTTcctctgactaacaatgaagcagagcaTGAAGCTTTGATtacagggctcgaattggcccggggactgaacttgaggtcatagaaatcaaatgttaCTCCCAGTTGGAGGTAAACCAGGTCTACGGGATATTCGAAGTcaaagaggaatgcatgcaatAATACGTAATGAAGGTTCAGGCTCTGCTCGCTTGGTTCCGAGAGTGGTCAATTacgcatatcccgagggaagataatgcagaagcagatgcactAGCTAACCTTGGATCATCTACGGAAATAAAAGGATCGGACTCCAGTACGATCGTACAGCTTATGCACTCGGTACTGGACGCAGATAGATATTACGAGGTGTCGAGCcctgttttctcgcgaaagcgggcctCGACGTGTCACAACTCTTTTGGATGGAAGATAGGATGTTAAAAGAAGatgagtcgccacctaatgatttttaaggtgcactagggcacctatttgcaagtaaCTCTGTTTTGACTAGTCAActtcaccaaagatcgggtaagggctcaaattacctcaatgAGAAGGttttaggcactcttcgaggttcacaactgtgggtcccgaccgaacttaaaaCTATATGGATTATAATTAGGCgagatgatcaaataaacaaagagaataaaaggtcaatgggtttcattataacacaatgagaattggcacaaatcttaaggactacaaTGATACAACTATAACGGTCTATATTAGGTAACTAAGTGTATAAAGAAAAGGggaggtcctaagtttttttagcctaaagaatcaccccgtgcaacataaataatacttcgcaactcccttgac containing:
- the LOC138904424 gene encoding uncharacterized protein; its protein translation is MPDVQKYDRTLDPHEHITTYTTTVNGNDLAPHEIESVLLKKFGETLMKGALTWYSLLPEHSIDSFEMLVDSFIKAHAGARKVHARKADIFRIAQGESELLREFVIRFQKERMLLPAVPNKWVAEAFTKDLNLRSFDASRKLKKNLLEFQETTWADVYNWYESKLRIEDDQLGFPSSTKGRYREKNKEKSKYDFNTDRRSLRGNF